AGCATATTTTTTCTTAAATTCCTCGTAGCCGCCTTCTCTATCATAGTATGACTCTGCATCTCTCATCGCATCTACAAAAATATCATAAAGCGATTTAAAACCATCAATACATAATGTCTTATTTACGTCATTATTGAAAACTTCATCACTACCCTGTCTTGTTGAAACAGATTGATAGGCTTTCAACTTAAATACTAAGTCTTGCAATTCACTCTCGCTATTCAGTGTTAATGTATTATTTTTCAATTCTACACTAACACCCATAATCTCCACAAGCCCTTCATTACCGGCTTGTTCCACAATAGCTTCATCTCTATTGCAACTTGTAATAACAAATGCAAATGCTAACCCAATACAAAGGGTACTAGTTAATAAGAGATACTTTTTTGTTTTCATAATCTTAATTTTTTGTTTCCCTCATGCCTTTTTTAGTCAGGAATTCGGGTAAATAAATATTAAAGTAGTATTCTTATTATATGATGCACGAAAGCTAAAAATCCCTCACTCGAAAGTGAAGAATTTTACGCAAAAAAGAAAAGATACGCATTGAAGTCTTTGTTCCGGAGCGATTGCATGGCGCGAAATACGTGGTTCTCCACGGTTTTTACCGATAATCCGGTTTGTTCGGCAATCTCTTTGTAGCTTATTCCGTCGCGTTTTGCCATCAGGAAGATCTCGCGACGGCGCTCCGGTAGTTCGTCTATCATTTTCCAGATACGGGCTTCCATTTCGGCACGTTTCATCTGATCTTCTTCAGCAAACTGTTCGTCGGGGAGTATATCGAGTGAAGTAGTAGGCTTCGCATCACGGATACGTGTCAGGCAGTTATTCCGGACGGCTGTATAGAGGTATGATTTCACCGACCTGATCGATTCTATCTGTTCCCTTTTATTCCAGAGACTCACGAATGTTTCCTGAACCACATCCTCGGCTTCCTCGGCGTTACCCATAAAATGCAAGGCGTACAGACAAAGCTGACGGTAATAAGTGCAG
This window of the Proteiniphilum saccharofermentans genome carries:
- a CDS encoding RNA polymerase sigma-70 factor produces the protein MRVLEKRFSGYFCTYYRQLCLYALHFMGNAEEAEDVVQETFVSLWNKREQIESIRSVKSYLYTAVRNNCLTRIRDAKPTTSLDILPDEQFAEEDQMKRAEMEARIWKMIDELPERRREIFLMAKRDGISYKEIAEQTGLSVKTVENHVFRAMQSLRNKDFNAYLFFFA